In a single window of the Drosophila miranda strain MSH22 chromosome XL, D.miranda_PacBio2.1, whole genome shotgun sequence genome:
- the LOC108155072 gene encoding uncharacterized protein LOC108155072 isoform X10, with protein sequence MQKGVKDKENSDQQQSKHQTTNDGFLGSFLSKGLKTNQLVVNTDEKTLRPVARLKEPRDLFALPKDKDNDCSQQAPRWPVECQVIEERITHIPYVPAQPEPLNTPTGNELKPRPVGEENGIVVFSYSPISAVNYAKPRAKKEDESSDESDYSSDSRIDSTPPSRSTPVRQPAGSRGGKLNSVSKMINSLDNRSTSASLDDDNDFEDDYDYDTSGAGGGSGEAREKAIIKDLIEEKKRRYMNAATPTTEERQQQNTAVASAGHNSRTASRSDSKPNSRSADRSTNGDIDDIWKNNTSEYKPASPRYILSQFGKNVTKAVIDRLVDHGDDKHHTSATGTQKFSRSAVGGAKFVTNCHPMNPEEYDGLEFESRFESGNLAKAVQITPTYYELYLRPDLYTSRSKQWFYFRVRRTRRKMLYRFSIVNLVKSDSLYNDGMQPVMYSTLGAKQKNEGWRRCGDNICYYRNDDERSTSNNANEEDEDNSTYTLTFTIEFEHDEDTVYFAHSYPYTYSDLQDYLMEIQRHPVKSKFCKLRLLCRTLAGNNVYYLTVTAPSSNEENMRRKKSIVVSARVHPSETPASWMMKGLMDFITGDTTVAKRLRHKFIFKLVPMLNPDGVIVGNTRNSLTGKDLNRQYRTVIRETYPSIWYTKAMIRRLIEECGVAMYCDMHAHSRKHNIFIYGCENKRNPEKKLTEQVFPLMLHKNSADRFSFESCKFKIQRSKEGTGRIVVWMLGITNSYTIEASFGGSSLGSRKGTHFNTQDYEHMGRAFCETLLDYCDENPNKVKRHAKLYRQIKKIRKREKREQKALKLQKMADQILNLLKQQDRLRSKIIERLMREGSSADEPLNIPLSDYSSDEGNCSSSSDNEGKHSITASDLEGPCCAPIRAPPSSPEVVHEIRKFRVRRMRKVMHELDRIYFTPLFQRKFKALTTLKRRRHKMGVTKTPAPPVGKRLKGGGAAPAAGSEASALLADQFMRKQLKKSSKKHKEKESSDSTGSSSQSQDSETAAPTETQKKPAVGRTTCGAATSQAGAGGSGGSSKQKSKKKKFMPTEKKKPPSNPKLHVDRNFRLWLANRKIFIYRRKKCLQTRRTRVRNKAVKKRGEVVRTTLDLPTTDPGSDLHFSTDDEEHSPTSGPSGYGVVAPLRHTLLQSDLQRRYIEEIGDTVVQKPKPAHMPPELIVTTPSKSNTPGGGKKLDIYKLTPRTAPELDGGANLGMGMYKQGSSSGVTSSARRTYSWHNLDQEAALSGNSSSISKQAANFYINEAKAAMKIKPPPRRNVPSNFIPQRHATNTSSADDLQLKLSLKKKIWTGVHGEPDGRPLSWVRGHMNQSQAQAQSQAQMSAMTNVANAIRSAGGGGGGASGSRPMFVACGREAGGGMTPAATAGAAAPALLGATRKHRSKLEQVDLFNACSQKLIMWQQQEEHKKTQPQRLIRVEDQQQREAMRSFKPMQLGKKQSMGVKTASGFGPDASSGSLKVKRKSSSMMKIAETTQLVTRFARTRGSSGSAALQQQHQHQHQHQLQQHHPPQGQRMMFKNPSVAISGSGRHYSAGMINPQHARRTSKFKTGGLVVTAVQQPGMAPGSSSSSRRMRNAAGLPGKASTGHNAGLGAATGSISSGSGGGLLQYQRNSSTTIQISKSSTTAINLDTVNLVRKVKTKLKKRKNRTLSNGAAK encoded by the exons GTCATCGAGGAGCGCATCACACACATTCCCTATGTGCCGGCCCAGCCCGAGCCGCTCAATACACCGACGGGCAACGAGCTGAAGCCACGGCCCGTTGGCGAGGAGAATGGCATTGTTGTGTTCAGCTACAGTCCCATCAGTGCCGTCAATTAT GCAAAGCCCAGGGCCAAGAAGGAGGATGAGTCCAGCGATGAATCGGATTACTCATCGGACTCCAGGATCGATTCAACGCCGCCCAGTCGCTCGACGCCTGTGCGACAGCCGGCTGGGAGTCGCGGGGGCAAGCTGAACAGCGTCTCCAAGATGATCAACAGCCTGGACAATCGCTCGACCAGCGCCTCCTTGGACGATGACAATGATTTTGAAGACGATTACGACTATGACACGAGCGGAGCCGGCGGCGGCAGTGGCGAGGCCCGGGAAAAGGCCATCATCAAGGATCTCATCGAGGAGAAGAAGCGCCGCTACATGAATGCTGCTACTCCCACCACAGAGGAGAGACAGCAGCAAAACACTGCCGTGGCAAGTGCTGGCCACAACAGCCGGACGGCCAGCAGATCGGACAGCAAACCCAACAGCAGGTCGGCCGACAGGAGCACCAACGGTGACATTGATGACATCTGGAAGAACAACACCAGCGAATACAAGCCCGCGTCGCCGCGCTACATCCTTAGCCAATTCGGGAAGAATGTGACCAAGGCCGTGATCGATCGTCTGGTAGATCATGGCGATGACAAACACCACACATCGGCCACCGGCACTCAAAAG TTCAGCCGTTCGGCGGTGGGCGGTGCCAAATTCGTCACGAACTGCCATCCCATGAATCCCGAGGAGTACGACGGCCTCGAGTTTGAGTCCCGCTTCGAGAGCGGCAACCTGGCCAAAGCGGTACAGATCACGCCCACCTATTACGAGCTGTACCTGCGTCCCGATCTCTACACGAGCCGCTCCAAGCAGTGGTTCTACTTCCGTGTCCGACGCACGCGCCGCAAGATGCTCTATCGCTTCTCGATTGTGAATCTCGTGAAGTCCGACAGCCTCTACAACGATGGCATGCAGCCGGTCATGTACTCCACCCTGGGGGCCAAGCAGAAGAACGAGGGCTGGCGGCGCTGTGGCGACAATATCTGCTACTATCGGAATGATGACGA AAGAAGTACCAGCAATAACGCCAACGAGGAGGACGAGGACAACTCCACATACACGCTCACATTCACCATTGAGTTTGAGCACGATGAGGATACGGTTTACTTTGCCCACAGCTATCCGTACACGTACAGCGATCTGCAGGACTATCTCATGGAGATCCAGCGTCATCCGGTCAAGTCAAAGTTTTGTAAACTGCGTCTGCTCTGCCGTACTTTGGCCGGGAATAATGTCTACTATCTGACGGTGACGGCGCCGTCCAGTAACGAAGAGAATATGCGG CGCAAAAAATCGATTGTGGTTTCGGCACGTGTCCATCCAAGCGAAACGCCCGCCTCATGGATGATGAAGGGACTGATGGACTTTATCACTGGCGATACGACAGTGGCCAAGCGGCTGCGCCACAAGTTTATCTTCAAGCTAGTGCCAATGCTGAATCCCGATGGTGTGATCGTGGGCAATACGCGCAATTCGTTGACCGGCAAGGATTTGAACCGTCAATATCGCACGGTTATCCGTGAGACATATCCATCCATTTGGTATACAAAAGCCATGATTAGAAG ACTGATTGAGGAATGCGGCGTGGCCATGTACTGTGATATGCACGCGCACTCACGCAAGCAcaacatatttatttatggcTGTGAGAACAAGCGGAATCCGGAGAAGAAGCTTACCGAGCAGGTATTCCCCTTAATGCTGCACAAGAACAGTGCGGACCGG TTCTCCTTCGAGAGCTGCAAGTTCAAAATACAACGCAGCAAAGAGGGCACTGGTCGTATTGTGGTCTGGATGCTGGGCATCACCAATAGCTATACGATTGAGGCATCCTTTGGTGGCTCCTCGCTGGGCTCACGCAAGGGAACGCACTTCAATACGCAG GATTACGAACACATGGGACGTGCATTTTGTGAGACACTGTTGGACTATTGCGATGAGAATCCAAACAAAGTAAAGCGCCATGCAAAGTTATATAGGCAGATCAAAAAGATAAGAAAACGCGAGAAACGCGAACAGAAAGCATTGAAATTACAGAAAATGGCCGATCAG ATTTTAAATTTACTCAAACAACAGGACAGGTTGCGATCCAAAATCATCGAAAGACTGATGAGAGAAGGCTCTAGTGCAGACGAGCCATTGAATATACCATTATCGGATTACTCAAG CGACGAGGGCAACTGCAGCTCCAGCTCGGACAACGAGGGCAAGCACTCAATCACGGCTTCCGACCTGGAGGGACCCTGCTGTGCCCCCATAAGAGCTCCGCCCAGTTCGCCCGAGGTCGTGCATGAGATACGAAAG TTCCGCGTGCGTCGCATGAGGAAGGTGATGCACGAACTGGATCGCATTTACTTCACGCCGCTGTTCCAGCGCAAGTTTAAGGCCCTCACCACACTGAAGCGACGCCGCCACAAAATGGGTGTCACCAAGACGCCAGCGCCGCCCGTTGGCAAGCGCCTCAaaggtggtggtgctgctccCGCCGCCGGCTCAGAGGCCAGCGCTTTGCTGGCAGATCAGTTTATGCGCAAGCAGTTGAAGAAATCCTCAAAGAAACACAAAGAAAAGGAAAGCTCCGACAGCACTGGATCGAGCTCCCAATCGCAAGATAGTGAGACAGCCGCTCCcacagagacacaaaagaagcCAGCAGTGGGAAGGACAACCTGCGGTGCTGCCACGAGCCAGGCTGGGGCTGGTGGCTCGGGGGGTTCGTCAAAACAGAAGTCCAAGAAGAAGAAGTTTATGCCCACGGAGAAGAAGAAACCGCCATCGAATCCCAAGCTGCATGTGGATCGTAATTTTCGGTTGTGGCTGGCCAATCGCAAGATCTTCATATATCGCCGCAAGAAG TGCTTACAGACGCGTCGCACTCGTGTGCGCAACAAGGCGGTCAAGAAGCGCGGCGAGGTGGTGCGCACCACGCTGGATCTACCCACCACCGATCCTGGCTCCGATCTGCACTTCTCCACCGACGATGAGGAGCACTCGCCCACAAGCGGGCCGAGTGGTTACGGGGTGGTGGCCCCTCTGCGGCACACCCTGCTCCAGAGCGATCTGCAGAGGCGCTACATCGAGGAGATCGGCGACACGGTGGTGCAGAAGCCAAAGCCCGCCCACATGCCACCGGAGCTGATTGTGACTACGCCCTCGAAGAGCAATACCCCTGGTGGTGGCAAGAAGCTCGACATCTACAAGCTAACGCCACGCACAGCTCCCGAATTGGATGGCGGAGCGAATCTAGGCATGGGAATGTACAAGCAGGGCAGCAGCAGTGGAGTAACGTCGTCGGCCAGGCGTACCTACTCGTGGCACAATCTCGACCAGGAGGCGGCCCTTtccggcaacagcagcagcatcagcaaacAGGCAGCCAATTTCTATATAAACGAGGCCAAGGCAGCGATGAAGATCAAGCCACCGCCACGAAG GAATGTTCCCAGCAACTTTATACCCCAGCGACATGCCACAAACACGTCTTCAGCGGATGATCTGCAGCTCAAGCTATCGCTGAAGAAAAAAATCTGGACAGGAGTCCATGGGGAGCCCGATGGACGACCGCTCTCCTGGGTTAGGGGTCACATGAACCAGAgtcaggcccaggcccagtcACAGGCTCAGATGAGCGCCATGACCAATGTAGCCAATGCCATACGCAGCGCTGgtgggggaggaggaggagcatcAGGAAGCCGCCCCATGTTCGTTGCCTGTGGCAGAGAGGCGGGTGGAGGCATgacaccagcagcaacagcaggagcagcagcgcCCGCCCTTTTGGGTGCCACACGCAAGCACAGGTCGAAACTCGAGCAAGTGGATTTGTTCAA CGCCTGCTCCCAGAAACTTATCatgtggcagcagcaggaggagcacaAGAAAACGCAGCCGCAGCGTCTCATACGCGTAGAGGATCAACAGCAGCGTGAGGCGATGCGCTCGTTCAAGCCCATGCAGTTGGGCAAGAAACAATCGATGGGTGTCAAGACCGCGTCCGGCTTTGGCCCCGATGCCAGCAGTGGTAGTCTGAAGGTCAAACGCAAGTCGAGCAGCATGATGAAGATTGCCGAGACCACGCAGCTGGTCACTCGCTTTGCCCGCACCCGCGGCAGTTCCGGCAGCGCGGCattgcagcagcaacaccagcaccagcatcagcaccagttgcagcagcaccacccgcCTCAGGGCCAGCGGATGATGTTCAAGAATCCATCGGTGGCCATTTCGGGCAGCGGACGCCATTACTCCGCTGGAATGATCAATCCCCAGCATGCACGACGTACCAGCAAGTTCAAGACGGGCGGACTAGTGGTCACTGCCGTCCAGCAGCCAGGCATGGCGCCCGGCAGCAGTAGCAGCTCTCGCCGGATGCGCAATGCAGCCGGACTGCCGGGCAAGGCCAGCACGGGGCACAATGCAGGACTCGGAGCAGCAACTGGCAGCAttagcagcggcagcggcggtggCTTGCTGCAGTATCAGCGtaacagcagcaccaccatACAGATCAGCAAATCGTCCACGACGGCCATCAACCTGGACACGGTCAATCTGGTGCGCAAGGTGAAGACCAAGCTGAAGAAGCGCAAGAACCGCACTTTGTCCAACGGAGCTGCCAAGTAG
- the LOC108155072 gene encoding cytosolic carboxypeptidase Nna1 isoform X6 — MQKGVKDKENSDQQQSKHQTTNDGFLGSFLSKGLKTNQLVVNTDEKTLRPVARLKEPRDLFALPKDKDNDCSQQAPRWPVECQVIEERITHIPYVPAQPEPLNTPTGNELKPRPVGEENGIVVFSYSPISAVNYAKPRAKKEDESSDESDYSSDSRIDSTPPSRSTPVRQPAGSRGGKLNSVSKMINSLDNRSTSASLDDDNDFEDDYDYDTSGAGGGSGEAREKAIIKDLIEEKKRRYMNAATPTTEERQQQNTAVASAGHNSRTASRSDSKPNSRSADRSTNGDIDDIWKNNTSEYKPASPRYILSQFGKNVTKAVIDRLVDHGDDKHHTSATGTQKVSPSNKYAISPIMLPKKNIARLEIAFERSVRPVSPGPELNSTLISDVLGGNHVPPSSTDVSLNRSSDSSDSDTESDMESPDSGGETSCHSCRLAGGADDMPASPGGSGNVSETETLVGDARKIKTKLASGGQQRGKPPRKRSSMPYSHAATLAAAATGSRGARHGETEPNSMDRLKGGTGSLTSTSTIPGSSTGTITSSLNAYRLSQDSSLLKQQSFQSQESSTNQETNTSSQSLLSSSNPLPQAQFSRSAVGGAKFVTNCHPMNPEEYDGLEFESRFESGNLAKAVQITPTYYELYLRPDLYTSRSKQWFYFRVRRTRRKMLYRFSIVNLVKSDSLYNDGMQPVMYSTLGAKQKNEGWRRCGDNICYYRNDDESTSNNANEEDEDNSTYTLTFTIEFEHDEDTVYFAHSYPYTYSDLQDYLMEIQRHPVKSKFCKLRLLCRTLAGNNVYYLTVTAPSSNEENMRRKKSIVVSARVHPSETPASWMMKGLMDFITGDTTVAKRLRHKFIFKLVPMLNPDGVIVGNTRNSLTGKDLNRQYRTVIRETYPSIWYTKAMIRRLIEECGVAMYCDMHAHSRKHNIFIYGCENKRNPEKKLTEQVFPLMLHKNSADRFSFESCKFKIQRSKEGTGRIVVWMLGITNSYTIEASFGGSSLGSRKGTHFNTQDYEHMGRAFCETLLDYCDENPNKILNLLKQQDRLRSKIIERLMREGSSADEPLNIPLSDYSSDEGNCSSSSDNEGKHSITASDLEGPCCAPIRAPPSSPEVVHEIRKFRVRRMRKVMHELDRIYFTPLFQRKFKALTTLKRRRHKMGVTKTPAPPVGKRLKGGGAAPAAGSEASALLADQFMRKQLKKSSKKHKEKESSDSTGSSSQSQDSETAAPTETQKKPAVGRTTCGAATSQAGAGGSGGSSKQKSKKKKFMPTEKKKPPSNPKLHVDRNFRLWLANRKIFIYRRKKCLQTRRTRVRNKAVKKRGEVVRTTLDLPTTDPGSDLHFSTDDEEHSPTSGPSGYGVVAPLRHTLLQSDLQRRYIEEIGDTVVQKPKPAHMPPELIVTTPSKSNTPGGGKKLDIYKLTPRTAPELDGGANLGMGMYKQGSSSGVTSSARRTYSWHNLDQEAALSGNSSSISKQAANFYINEAKAAMKIKPPPRRNVPSNFIPQRHATNTSSADDLQLKLSLKKKIWTGVHGEPDGRPLSWVRGHMNQSQAQAQSQAQMSAMTNVANAIRSAGGGGGGASGSRPMFVACGREAGGGMTPAATAGAAAPALLGATRKHRSKLEQVDLFNACSQKLIMWQQQEEHKKTQPQRLIRVEDQQQREAMRSFKPMQLGKKQSMGVKTASGFGPDASSGSLKVKRKSSSMMKIAETTQLVTRFARTRGSSGSAALQQQHQHQHQHQLQQHHPPQGQRMMFKNPSVAISGSGRHYSAGMINPQHARRTSKFKTGGLVVTAVQQPGMAPGSSSSSRRMRNAAGLPGKASTGHNAGLGAATGSISSGSGGGLLQYQRNSSTTIQISKSSTTAINLDTVNLVRKVKTKLKKRKNRTLSNGAAK; from the exons GTCATCGAGGAGCGCATCACACACATTCCCTATGTGCCGGCCCAGCCCGAGCCGCTCAATACACCGACGGGCAACGAGCTGAAGCCACGGCCCGTTGGCGAGGAGAATGGCATTGTTGTGTTCAGCTACAGTCCCATCAGTGCCGTCAATTAT GCAAAGCCCAGGGCCAAGAAGGAGGATGAGTCCAGCGATGAATCGGATTACTCATCGGACTCCAGGATCGATTCAACGCCGCCCAGTCGCTCGACGCCTGTGCGACAGCCGGCTGGGAGTCGCGGGGGCAAGCTGAACAGCGTCTCCAAGATGATCAACAGCCTGGACAATCGCTCGACCAGCGCCTCCTTGGACGATGACAATGATTTTGAAGACGATTACGACTATGACACGAGCGGAGCCGGCGGCGGCAGTGGCGAGGCCCGGGAAAAGGCCATCATCAAGGATCTCATCGAGGAGAAGAAGCGCCGCTACATGAATGCTGCTACTCCCACCACAGAGGAGAGACAGCAGCAAAACACTGCCGTGGCAAGTGCTGGCCACAACAGCCGGACGGCCAGCAGATCGGACAGCAAACCCAACAGCAGGTCGGCCGACAGGAGCACCAACGGTGACATTGATGACATCTGGAAGAACAACACCAGCGAATACAAGCCCGCGTCGCCGCGCTACATCCTTAGCCAATTCGGGAAGAATGTGACCAAGGCCGTGATCGATCGTCTGGTAGATCATGGCGATGACAAACACCACACATCGGCCACCGGCACTCAAAAGGTATCGCCGTCGAACAAGTATGCCATATCCCCGATCATGTTGCCCAAAAAGAATATTGCTCGCCTGGAGATCGCCTTTGAGCGCAGTGTCCGGCCCGTTTCCCCGGGTCCAGAATTGAATAGCACTTTGATTAGCGATGTGCTGGGTGGTAATCACGTGCCGCCCAGCAGCACTGATGTTAGCCTCAATCGAAGTTCCGATAGTTCCGATTCCGATACGGAATCCGATATGGAATCACCCGACAGCGGCGGGGAAACATCATGCCATTCATGCCGCCTTGCTGGTGGTGCTGATGATATGCCAGCGTCTCCTGGTGGCTCTGGAAATGTATCCGAAACGGAAACCCTGGTGGGGGATGCAAGAAAgatcaaaaccaagctagcgT CTGGGGGGCAGCAGAGGGGCAAGCCCCCAAGGAAGAGGTCCTCCATGCCATATTCACATGCGGCAACCCTTGCAGCGGCAGCAACTGGCTCAAGGGGGGCACGCCATGGTGAAACAGAGCCAAACTCCATGGATAGACTCAAGGGCGGGACGGGGAGTCTGACTAGCACTAGCACCATTCCTGGCAGTAGCACAGGCACTATCACGAGTAGCCTTAATGCTTACAGGCTGAGCCAAGATTCATCCCTGCTGAAGCAGCAATCGTTCCAGAGTCAAGAATCATCGACTAATCAGGAGACGAACACCTCGTCTCAATCGTTGTTATCCTCTTCTAATCCTCTACCACAAGCACAGTTCAGCCGTTCGGCGGTGGGCGGTGCCAAATTCGTCACGAACTGCCATCCCATGAATCCCGAGGAGTACGACGGCCTCGAGTTTGAGTCCCGCTTCGAGAGCGGCAACCTGGCCAAAGCGGTACAGATCACGCCCACCTATTACGAGCTGTACCTGCGTCCCGATCTCTACACGAGCCGCTCCAAGCAGTGGTTCTACTTCCGTGTCCGACGCACGCGCCGCAAGATGCTCTATCGCTTCTCGATTGTGAATCTCGTGAAGTCCGACAGCCTCTACAACGATGGCATGCAGCCGGTCATGTACTCCACCCTGGGGGCCAAGCAGAAGAACGAGGGCTGGCGGCGCTGTGGCGACAATATCTGCTACTATCGGAATGATGACGA AAGTACCAGCAATAACGCCAACGAGGAGGACGAGGACAACTCCACATACACGCTCACATTCACCATTGAGTTTGAGCACGATGAGGATACGGTTTACTTTGCCCACAGCTATCCGTACACGTACAGCGATCTGCAGGACTATCTCATGGAGATCCAGCGTCATCCGGTCAAGTCAAAGTTTTGTAAACTGCGTCTGCTCTGCCGTACTTTGGCCGGGAATAATGTCTACTATCTGACGGTGACGGCGCCGTCCAGTAACGAAGAGAATATGCGG CGCAAAAAATCGATTGTGGTTTCGGCACGTGTCCATCCAAGCGAAACGCCCGCCTCATGGATGATGAAGGGACTGATGGACTTTATCACTGGCGATACGACAGTGGCCAAGCGGCTGCGCCACAAGTTTATCTTCAAGCTAGTGCCAATGCTGAATCCCGATGGTGTGATCGTGGGCAATACGCGCAATTCGTTGACCGGCAAGGATTTGAACCGTCAATATCGCACGGTTATCCGTGAGACATATCCATCCATTTGGTATACAAAAGCCATGATTAGAAG ACTGATTGAGGAATGCGGCGTGGCCATGTACTGTGATATGCACGCGCACTCACGCAAGCAcaacatatttatttatggcTGTGAGAACAAGCGGAATCCGGAGAAGAAGCTTACCGAGCAGGTATTCCCCTTAATGCTGCACAAGAACAGTGCGGACCGG TTCTCCTTCGAGAGCTGCAAGTTCAAAATACAACGCAGCAAAGAGGGCACTGGTCGTATTGTGGTCTGGATGCTGGGCATCACCAATAGCTATACGATTGAGGCATCCTTTGGTGGCTCCTCGCTGGGCTCACGCAAGGGAACGCACTTCAATACGCAG GATTACGAACACATGGGACGTGCATTTTGTGAGACACTGTTGGACTATTGCGATGAGAATCCAAACAAA ATTTTAAATTTACTCAAACAACAGGACAGGTTGCGATCCAAAATCATCGAAAGACTGATGAGAGAAGGCTCTAGTGCAGACGAGCCATTGAATATACCATTATCGGATTACTCAAG CGACGAGGGCAACTGCAGCTCCAGCTCGGACAACGAGGGCAAGCACTCAATCACGGCTTCCGACCTGGAGGGACCCTGCTGTGCCCCCATAAGAGCTCCGCCCAGTTCGCCCGAGGTCGTGCATGAGATACGAAAG TTCCGCGTGCGTCGCATGAGGAAGGTGATGCACGAACTGGATCGCATTTACTTCACGCCGCTGTTCCAGCGCAAGTTTAAGGCCCTCACCACACTGAAGCGACGCCGCCACAAAATGGGTGTCACCAAGACGCCAGCGCCGCCCGTTGGCAAGCGCCTCAaaggtggtggtgctgctccCGCCGCCGGCTCAGAGGCCAGCGCTTTGCTGGCAGATCAGTTTATGCGCAAGCAGTTGAAGAAATCCTCAAAGAAACACAAAGAAAAGGAAAGCTCCGACAGCACTGGATCGAGCTCCCAATCGCAAGATAGTGAGACAGCCGCTCCcacagagacacaaaagaagcCAGCAGTGGGAAGGACAACCTGCGGTGCTGCCACGAGCCAGGCTGGGGCTGGTGGCTCGGGGGGTTCGTCAAAACAGAAGTCCAAGAAGAAGAAGTTTATGCCCACGGAGAAGAAGAAACCGCCATCGAATCCCAAGCTGCATGTGGATCGTAATTTTCGGTTGTGGCTGGCCAATCGCAAGATCTTCATATATCGCCGCAAGAAG TGCTTACAGACGCGTCGCACTCGTGTGCGCAACAAGGCGGTCAAGAAGCGCGGCGAGGTGGTGCGCACCACGCTGGATCTACCCACCACCGATCCTGGCTCCGATCTGCACTTCTCCACCGACGATGAGGAGCACTCGCCCACAAGCGGGCCGAGTGGTTACGGGGTGGTGGCCCCTCTGCGGCACACCCTGCTCCAGAGCGATCTGCAGAGGCGCTACATCGAGGAGATCGGCGACACGGTGGTGCAGAAGCCAAAGCCCGCCCACATGCCACCGGAGCTGATTGTGACTACGCCCTCGAAGAGCAATACCCCTGGTGGTGGCAAGAAGCTCGACATCTACAAGCTAACGCCACGCACAGCTCCCGAATTGGATGGCGGAGCGAATCTAGGCATGGGAATGTACAAGCAGGGCAGCAGCAGTGGAGTAACGTCGTCGGCCAGGCGTACCTACTCGTGGCACAATCTCGACCAGGAGGCGGCCCTTtccggcaacagcagcagcatcagcaaacAGGCAGCCAATTTCTATATAAACGAGGCCAAGGCAGCGATGAAGATCAAGCCACCGCCACGAAG GAATGTTCCCAGCAACTTTATACCCCAGCGACATGCCACAAACACGTCTTCAGCGGATGATCTGCAGCTCAAGCTATCGCTGAAGAAAAAAATCTGGACAGGAGTCCATGGGGAGCCCGATGGACGACCGCTCTCCTGGGTTAGGGGTCACATGAACCAGAgtcaggcccaggcccagtcACAGGCTCAGATGAGCGCCATGACCAATGTAGCCAATGCCATACGCAGCGCTGgtgggggaggaggaggagcatcAGGAAGCCGCCCCATGTTCGTTGCCTGTGGCAGAGAGGCGGGTGGAGGCATgacaccagcagcaacagcaggagcagcagcgcCCGCCCTTTTGGGTGCCACACGCAAGCACAGGTCGAAACTCGAGCAAGTGGATTTGTTCAA CGCCTGCTCCCAGAAACTTATCatgtggcagcagcaggaggagcacaAGAAAACGCAGCCGCAGCGTCTCATACGCGTAGAGGATCAACAGCAGCGTGAGGCGATGCGCTCGTTCAAGCCCATGCAGTTGGGCAAGAAACAATCGATGGGTGTCAAGACCGCGTCCGGCTTTGGCCCCGATGCCAGCAGTGGTAGTCTGAAGGTCAAACGCAAGTCGAGCAGCATGATGAAGATTGCCGAGACCACGCAGCTGGTCACTCGCTTTGCCCGCACCCGCGGCAGTTCCGGCAGCGCGGCattgcagcagcaacaccagcaccagcatcagcaccagttgcagcagcaccacccgcCTCAGGGCCAGCGGATGATGTTCAAGAATCCATCGGTGGCCATTTCGGGCAGCGGACGCCATTACTCCGCTGGAATGATCAATCCCCAGCATGCACGACGTACCAGCAAGTTCAAGACGGGCGGACTAGTGGTCACTGCCGTCCAGCAGCCAGGCATGGCGCCCGGCAGCAGTAGCAGCTCTCGCCGGATGCGCAATGCAGCCGGACTGCCGGGCAAGGCCAGCACGGGGCACAATGCAGGACTCGGAGCAGCAACTGGCAGCAttagcagcggcagcggcggtggCTTGCTGCAGTATCAGCGtaacagcagcaccaccatACAGATCAGCAAATCGTCCACGACGGCCATCAACCTGGACACGGTCAATCTGGTGCGCAAGGTGAAGACCAAGCTGAAGAAGCGCAAGAACCGCACTTTGTCCAACGGAGCTGCCAAGTAG